The Cyprinus carpio isolate SPL01 chromosome A9, ASM1834038v1, whole genome shotgun sequence genome window below encodes:
- the ccdc141 gene encoding coiled-coil domain-containing protein 141 isoform X1, with product MSIMSSEGDAGGQPSTTTISTVAVQAGDSQIVVAVLKCGELVHLQLTEAQPNLLEIGNNQDETKKLLEEHEQLLAKLKKNEGGVWALLEEADKTAAQKEGEELVYKAMAVSLSEAWKTLVAHLEKRRSLLILACHFFECALEFAIRIDEAEDFQSVGQKSITADNTNELLQRHSAIRRGMLEKSMLVLNKSRELLEFLKDFQSLQALQYGRASHGAWSSFGKVEGLMEILQDRRRQVDLCMRQQQHELEMIYRIQQWERQEQEVTQWFKEKATLFLENSQLGSSLSENEELLREYKEYEQKAKEWGVLVERLLQQASDLLSSNESTQLQHLSEKSEKLKATHDQFWSLMLNRLAHLKESNAFYSSANKAFEVLSTVEIAIKELKNQPLPLPELARKHEEFSRSIKDTSAEPIQRGQLIIQKLDPQSAQGGGLQRMLGYIKERMEVLSHECHAHRELTGKRQQLVSSFEELVDKVSAWIKSSNSVLSSSTEPGSSLTEAEDTLNKHVELLSQSQDALRESEAIAGFIKELKGLESSDTVELSNKASLLAEEMKTLVRNISSHVESLRPYVDFLRCADEVEEKIRILQECYKNRPEEEEENEGAGASMKDMLDAKWQSLLQKFFTMQDLGNNFINSSNMISGNLNLNIKAAGHVVEKYMETLTKKKSELTDLWTSWQLHHSQIKSVKKQWKKIKDQLKKALHDLRAMEEIFAPASKVDLGGDSQAVSKLQENFSTVKPEFLQLNAKVEFLVETSELLSLKGIPIKEKNERVSELLQLHQRVKDKIKEYETILSMAGKFHQLYRELDTVLQAEPVTVFSDTSQARTQLSQHQERQSHIHHLYKLALSLGADLTSTVQQSRLLVLSVQQLQEKLEKLERGRIVWIAEANKCEESLMNNIHFCLYKEEIGELRESFKDLKKKFNNLKFNYMKKNEKSRNLKAVKNQIQQIEIYIEKLQVLKKKLQAFTLKVSSSSERHLIGNSLREIEDALNELQRQVGDFDRTVEEYKQNLDMNVKLQQALEEYQFWCDEASSTIVRVGKYSSQCKTKEAVSSLYKQFEKFVWPTIPQQEERISQITELAVRLHGAEEGKKYMEKSINKHHEIVESIKELSNGLLDLEAKLQLETLKQPLTPEDNNKRDTIDTPEPKESGHTPEMTGPHCTKEMPVNKNPENKKPQLRKTLCQDLPDKHHPEHQKVLSETRLYTQEAFSKTSKMETITSKSTIERREEMHTSFSHSHNINVSHSPAEWDKSHILQQTKRDSQETPPLLPPLPRDQGVSHPSIIRELQCAVQKTNSEDKYQACSRNHPFHSYSKTSAHHSLEEEYLQHGTQEPAAPVPEDDFQPDHLTEESLSNDEYECTSPDDISLPPLSETPESNIIQSENDLDDGYCMSSHSLHINQHSHQSHSQHGDTLHQRQREWMSSQAESYPSPTTGLGARFRAESSSFVQSPLTVPAPSLVSNTISSILKSKSGNPPSSGITETHYSVHESCTEMQKCVHDSSTSQCHSGQPNNTHATPTPLTTEQDSDLCKPTAIREEIRRASSKKVMGKLAGGTGPNFSKPLSNATVMEGSPVTLEVEVTEFPEPTLTWFKNGHKLANDEHIELSHKEGKHTLFIHSSAVRDSGQYVVTASNSAGTVTSSSMLQVKVHRVTPHFLSRPDEQNVLVEEDLSSHCTFPQMLCKKDYKTAACDDSQVSQTAYTV from the exons AATCAGGATGAAACCAAAAAGCTTCTAGAGGAACATGAGCAGCTCCTTGCCAAACTTAAG AAAAATGAAGGAGGTGTGTGGGCTTTGCTGGAGGAGGCTGATAAAACAGCAGCTCAGAAGGAAGGAGAGGAGCTGGTTTATAAGGCCATGGCGGTCTCTCTCAGCGAGGCTTGGAAAACACTGGTGGCCCACCTGGAGAAGAGGAGATCACTTCTGATCTTGGCATGCCATTTCTTTGAGTGTGCTCTGGAG TTTGCCATTAGGATAGATGAAGCTGAAGACTTTCAGAGCGTTGGCCAGAAATCAATCACTGCAGACAACACGAATGAACTGCTTCAAAGACACAGCGCTATTAGAAGAG GGATGTTGGAGAAGTCAATGCTGGTGTTGAATAAGAGTCGTGAGTTGCTGGAATTTTTGAAGGACTTCCAGTCCCTGCAAGCCCTGCAGTATGGCAGAGCTTCTCACGGGGCCTGGAGCAGCTTTGGAAAGGTGGAAGGTTTAATGGAGATTCTGCAGGACAGACGCCGGCAAGTGGACCTTTGCATGAGACAACAACAGCATGAGCTGGAAATGATCTACCGGATTCAACAATGGGAGAGACAGGAACAGGAG GTAACACAGTGGTTTAAGGAAAAGGCTACTTTGTTTTTGGAAAACAGTCAGCTGGGTTCATCTCTGTCAGAAAATGAGGAGTTGCTACGTGAATACAAAGAGTATGAACAGAAAGCCAAG GAGTGGGGTGTGCTGGTTGAGAGGTTGCTACAGCAGGCATCAGATCTGCTTTCCTCAAATGAGTCCACACAACTTCAGCACTTGTCAGAGAAGAGTGAAAAACTCAAAGCTACACACGATCAGTTCTGGAGCCTCATGTTGAATCGTCTGGCTCATCTGAAAGAGAGCAATGCCTTTTACAGCAGTGCTAATAAA GCATTTGAGGTGCTGAGCACCGTAGAGATTGCTATAAAGGAACTGAAGAATCAACCTCTGCCATTACCTGAACTGGCTAGGAAACATGAAGAGTTTTCACGGAGTATAAAAGACACATCCGCCGAGCCTATTCAGAGAGGTCAGCTGATAATTCAAAAGCTCGATCCACAAAG tgccCAAGGTGGAGGGCTGCAAAGGATGCTGGGATACATCAAAGAAAGAATGGAGGTTCTGAGCCATGAGTGTCATGCCCACAGAGAGTTAACAGGCAAAAGGCAGCAGCTGGTGTCTTCATTTGAAGAACTAGTGGATAAG GTCTCTGCTTGGATTAAGAGTAGCAACAGTGTCCTTTCTTCTAGTACAGAGCCTGGTTCGTCTCTAACTGAGGCTGAGGACACCCTTAACAAGCATGTTGAGCTACTCTCACAGTCTCAG gaTGCTCTGAGAGAATCAGAGGCTATAGCTGGTTTTATAAAGGAACTAAAGGGGCTGGAATCCTCAGATACAGTCGAGTTGTCTAACAAAGCCTCACTTCTTGCAGAGGAGATGAAAACACTGGTTAGAAACATTTCATCACATGTGGAAAGCCTCAGACCCTATGTAGACTTTCTGCGCTGTGCAGATGAG GTTGAGGAGAAAATAAGGATACTTCAGGAATGCTATAAGAACAggccagaggaagaggaggaaaatGAAGGAGCAGGTGCATCCATGAAGGATATGTTAGATGCTAAGTGGCAGTCATTGCTGCAGAAGTTCTTCACCATGCAGGATCTGGGCAACAATTTTATTAACTCCTCTAACATG atcAGTGGCAACCTGAATCTAAACATTAAAGCAGCAGGGCATGTTGTAGAAAAATATATGGAGACACTGACCAAGAAGAAATCTGAACTAACAGACTTGTGGACATCCTGGCAATTGCATCACAGTCAGATAAAATCTGTAAAGAagcaatggaaaaaaattaaggaTCAACTAAAAAAG GCTCTTCATGATTTAAGGGCGATGGAGGAGATTTTTGCTCCAGCATCAAAGGTTGATTTGGGGGGTGATTCTCAGGCTGTGTCTAAGCTACAGGAGAACTTCAGCACTGTAAAGCCAGAATTCCTG CAACTGAATGCAAAAGTGGAATTCCTGGTTGAGACATCCGAGCTGCTCAGCTTGAAGGGAATACCGATAAAAGAGAAGAACGAGAGAGTTTCTGAGCTCCTGCAGCTACATCAGCGTGTCAAAGATAAAATCAAGGAGTATGAAACCATTCTCAGTATGGCCGGTAAATTTCATCAGCTTTATCGAGAG ctggATACTGTATTACAAGCAGAACCAGTGACTGTGTTCAGTGACACCAGCCAGGCCAGGACCCAGTTGAGCCAACACCAAGAGAGGCAGAGTCACATTCACCATCTGTACAAGCTCGCTCTCTCGCTGGGTGCAGATCTCACCAGCACTGTGCAGCAGTCG CGTCTGCTGGTGCTGTCAGTGCAGCAGTTACAGGAGAAACTGGAAAAATTGGAGAGAGGACGCATTGTATGGATTGCTGAGGCCAACAAGTGTGAAGAGAGTTTGATGAACAACATCCACTTCTGCCTCTATAAGGAAGAGATCGGTGAG ctgAGAGAGTCCTTTAAAGATCTCAAAAAGAAATTCAACAATTTGAAATTCAACTACATGAAGAAAAATGAGAAATCGAGAAACTTAAAGGCGGTGAAAAATCAGATCCAGCAAATTGAGATTTACATTGAAAAGCTACAG GTTTTGAAGAAGAAGCTGCAAGCCTTCACTCTGAAAGTATCCAGCAGCAGTGAGAGGCATTTAATTGGCAACAGCCTCAGAGAGATTGAGGATGCCTTAAATGAGTTGCAGAGACAGGTGGGCGATTTTGACAGGACGGTGGAGGAGTACAAACAGAACCTGGACATGAATGTCAAGCTCCAGCAAGCCTTAGAGGAG TATCAGTTCTGGTGCGACGAAGCAAGCTCCACAATTGTACGTGTGGGTAAATATTCCTCTCAGTGTAAGACTAAGGAAGCAGTCAGCTCTCTCTACAAACAGTTTGAAAAATTTGTGTGGCCCACAATCCCACAGCAAGAGGAGAGAATTAGCCAGATCACAGAGCTGGCAGTACGGCTACATG GTGCTGAAGAAGGAAAGAAATATATGGAGAAATCAATCAACAAACACCATGAAATTGTGGAATCAATAAAAGAACTGTCAAATGGACTGCTGGACCTTGAGGCCAAACTTCAG TTGGAGACCTTGAAACAGCCTCTAACACCTGAAGACAACAACAAACGGGACACCATTGATACG CCTGAACCAAAGGAAAGTGGGCATACCCCTGAGATGACAGGCCCACACTGTACTAAAGAGATGCCTGTCAACAAGAATCCAGAAAACAAGAAACCTCAGCTTCGCAAGACACTATGCCAAGATCTCCCAGACAAACATCATCCAGAGCATCAAAAAGTACTGTCAGAGACCAGGTTGTACACACAGGAGGCCTTTTCCAAGACCAGCAAAATGGAGACCATCACAAGCAAATCTACTatagagagaagagaagagatgcaCACCTCTTTCTCTCACTCCCACAACATTAATGTAAGCCATTCCCCTGCAGAGTGGGATAAGAGTCACATTCTGCAGCAAACCAAGAGAGACTCACAAGAAACCCCACCTCTTCTTCCTCCACTTCCACGGGATCAAGGCGTGTCACATCCAAGCATCATAAGGGAGCTGCAGTGTGCTGTTCAGAAAACCAACTCTGAGGACAAGTATCAGGCCTGTAGTAGAAATCATCCTTTTCACTCATATTCCAAG ACTTCTGCTCATCATTCTTTAGAGGAGGAATATTTGCAACATGGGACACAAGAGCCAGCAGCTCCTGTACCCGAAGATGACTTCCAGCCTGACCATCTCACTGAGGAATCACTCTCCAATGATGAGTACGAATGCACCTCCCCAGATGACATCTCTCTACCTCCTTTATCTGAGACTCCAGAATCCAACATTATTCAGTCAGAAAATGACCTTGATGACGGCTATTGCATGAGCTCTCACAGCCTTCACATTAACCAGCACAGTCATCAGTCTCACTCCCAGCACGGCGACACACTTCACCAGAGGCAGCGGGAGTGGATGTCGAGTCAGGCCGAGAGCTACCCATCTCCCACCACTGGCTTGGGGGCCCGCTTCAGAGCAGAGTCGTCCTCTTTTGTTCAAAGCCCCCTCACAGTACCTGCCCCTAGCCTTGTATCAAACACCATATCCAGCATCTTAAAAAGCAAATCTGGCAACCCACCATCAAGCGGCATCACTGAAACACATTACTCAGTGCATGAGAGTTGTACAGAGATGCAAAAGTGTGTGCATGATTCTAGTACGAGTCAGTGCCACAGCGGTCAGCCCAATAACACGCATGCTACCCCTACTCCATTAACCACTGAGCAGGACTCAGATCTCTGCAAGCCCACAGCCATCCGAGAGGAGATCAGGCGGGCATCTTCCAAAAAGGTTATGGGAAAACTGGCAGGTGGCACAGGCCCTAACTTCTCCAAACCCTTGTCTAATGCCACAGTAATGGAGGGCTCTCCGGTGACCCTGGAGGTGGAAGTCACTGAATTCCCTGAGCCTACATTAACCTG GTTCAAGAATGGACACAAACTGGCCAATGATGAGCACATAGAACTATCCCATAAAGAAGGAAAACATACATTGTTCATTCACAGCTCTGCAGTGAGAGACTCTGGGCAGTATGTGGTCACTGCCTCTAACTCAGCCGGCACTGTCACATCCAGCTCCATGCTGCAGGTCAAAG TGCACAGGGTCACTCCACACTTCCTCTCCAGACCGGATGAGCAAAATGTATTAGTGGAAGAAGACCTCAGCTCACACTGCACTTTTCCTCAAATGCTTTGCAAGAAAGATTATAAGACTGCAGCATGTGATGACAGCCAAGTGAGTCAAACAGCATACACAGTCTGA